In a genomic window of Streptomyces noursei ATCC 11455:
- a CDS encoding SDR family NAD(P)-dependent oxidoreductase, with the protein MADRPYPYRSALITGASSGIGTAMARQLAARGVTLVLVARREPLLRDLAEELRRAHGVEVEVLPADLTDAAQLTRVEARLTDAARPVELLVNNAGSGAAGVFANLPVDHEEATVRLNSQAAVRLTRCVLSRMRADGHGGILNVSSLTGELPSPSLATYSATKAFLTHFSEALAIENRGAGIHVSALLPGLTRTDYFASNGLTAAWVPGFCWLAAEQVAAAGLKAVAAGSGRCVPGVPYKVAAALLPLTPRPLKRALGRYLWHR; encoded by the coding sequence GTGGCTGACCGGCCCTATCCCTACCGATCCGCGCTGATCACCGGCGCCTCCAGCGGCATCGGAACGGCCATGGCCCGGCAGTTGGCGGCCCGGGGCGTCACCCTGGTGCTCGTCGCCCGCCGGGAGCCGCTGCTGCGCGACCTCGCCGAGGAACTGCGCCGCGCGCACGGCGTCGAGGTGGAGGTCCTGCCGGCGGACCTCACCGACGCCGCACAGCTGACGCGGGTGGAGGCCCGTCTGACCGACGCGGCCCGGCCGGTCGAACTCCTGGTCAACAACGCCGGTTCCGGGGCGGCGGGCGTCTTCGCCAACCTCCCGGTGGACCACGAGGAGGCCACGGTACGGCTGAACAGCCAGGCAGCGGTGCGGCTCACCCGGTGCGTGCTGTCGCGGATGCGGGCGGACGGGCACGGCGGAATCCTCAACGTCTCGTCCCTCACGGGCGAGTTGCCCTCGCCGTCGCTGGCCACCTACTCCGCGACCAAGGCGTTCCTCACCCACTTCTCGGAGGCCCTGGCCATCGAGAACCGCGGCGCGGGCATCCACGTCTCCGCGCTGCTGCCCGGCTTGACCAGAACCGACTACTTCGCCTCGAACGGCCTCACCGCCGCCTGGGTGCCGGGGTTCTGCTGGCTGGCGGCGGAGCAGGTCGCCGCCGCCGGCCTCAAGGCCGTCGCGGCCGGCAGCGGGCGTTGCGTGCCCGGGGTTCCCTACAAGGTCGCGGCGGCGCTGCTCCCCCTCACTCCCCGCCCCCTCAAACGAGCCCTGGGACGCTACCTCTGGCATCGGTGA